One window from the genome of Pseudalkalibacillus hwajinpoensis encodes:
- a CDS encoding putative polysaccharide biosynthesis protein: MSDSNVIRGTMLLSAATLFSRIIGMIYMFPFTALVGTQGVALYTYAYTPYTIMLSLSTVGIPLAVSKFVSKYHTLGDYRTGRRLFKSGLLLMSLTGFVAFLALFLMAEPIAHIVIDEGNEGNTIADVTLVIRVVSMALLIVPIMSLTRGFFQGLQSMGPTAVSQVVEQIFRIVFILVSSVIIMKFMDGDEATAATYATFGAFVGAVGGLLVVFWYYRKRKPALDQHLAESTVDHNVSLKDMYKEIITYALPFVVVGLAIPLYLQIDTLLINPALKSIGYDKPAYEEVFAIITGLAHKLIMIPVSLATALSMTIIPAITKSFTANREGALQTQLTQTFQILLFLTTPAAIGLAVLSEPIFRVLYPTVNQELGSSLLMWYAPTAILFALFSVTAAILQGINKQKFAVYSLLAGLALKAGLTYPFVTIFEGKGSILATNLGLFTSVLITIIIIKKYTEYEFGFLSRRLLLIGIFVVVMAVASKLSILPLEFLMPDLYLSTSEGGSMLYSIINLLIGVTVGGIVFLWLSYRSNLAGLILGERFSFLKRR; this comes from the coding sequence ATGTCTGATTCAAATGTGATTAGAGGGACGATGCTGTTATCTGCAGCCACCCTTTTTTCTAGGATTATTGGTATGATTTATATGTTTCCTTTTACAGCACTAGTTGGTACACAGGGGGTAGCGCTTTATACGTATGCTTATACTCCTTATACCATTATGCTTAGCCTGTCTACGGTTGGGATTCCATTGGCTGTTTCTAAATTTGTATCTAAATATCATACTCTCGGGGATTATCGAACTGGTCGGAGGCTGTTTAAATCAGGACTTCTTTTAATGTCTCTTACTGGATTCGTTGCGTTTTTAGCTCTCTTTTTAATGGCAGAACCAATTGCTCATATCGTCATTGATGAAGGTAATGAAGGAAACACGATTGCTGATGTAACATTGGTTATCCGTGTTGTGAGTATGGCGTTATTGATCGTACCGATTATGAGTTTAACTCGAGGGTTTTTCCAGGGGCTTCAATCAATGGGGCCAACGGCCGTTTCGCAAGTCGTTGAACAAATCTTTCGTATTGTTTTTATTCTAGTATCAAGTGTTATTATTATGAAATTTATGGACGGAGATGAGGCAACTGCTGCTACGTACGCTACGTTTGGCGCTTTCGTTGGTGCAGTAGGTGGACTGCTGGTCGTCTTCTGGTATTACAGAAAACGTAAACCTGCTTTAGATCAACATCTGGCTGAAAGCACGGTTGATCATAATGTGTCGTTAAAGGATATGTATAAAGAAATTATTACGTACGCTCTTCCGTTTGTCGTTGTTGGTCTAGCAATTCCATTGTATTTGCAAATTGATACTTTATTAATTAATCCGGCGCTAAAGAGTATTGGTTATGATAAACCCGCTTATGAAGAAGTTTTTGCGATTATTACAGGCCTTGCTCATAAATTGATTATGATCCCAGTTTCTCTTGCAACAGCTCTTTCAATGACGATTATACCGGCCATTACGAAATCATTTACAGCAAATCGTGAAGGTGCTTTGCAAACTCAGTTAACACAAACCTTCCAGATTTTATTGTTTTTGACTACTCCAGCTGCAATTGGACTAGCGGTTCTATCTGAACCGATATTTAGAGTGCTATATCCTACAGTGAATCAGGAACTCGGAAGTTCGTTGTTAATGTGGTATGCGCCAACTGCTATATTGTTTGCTCTTTTCTCTGTAACGGCTGCTATCCTACAGGGAATAAATAAACAAAAATTTGCGGTTTATAGCTTACTTGCAGGATTAGCCCTTAAAGCAGGCTTAACTTACCCATTCGTCACAATTTTTGAAGGGAAAGGTTCTATCCTAGCTACAAATCTTGGATTGTTTACATCGGTGTTAATCACGATCATTATTATTAAGAAATATACTGAATACGAATTTGGTTTTCTTTCAAGGAGATTGCTGCTTATCGGTATCTTTGTGGTCGTGATGGCCGTGGCTTCTAAACTTTCGATACTACCATTGGAATTTCTCATGCCTGATTTGTACCTTTCAACAAGTGAAGGTGGTAGCATGCTGTATTCAATCATTAACCTGTTGATTGGAGTAACAGTTGGAGGAATTGTATTTCTATGGCTATCCTACCGATCAAACCTTGCAGGCTTAATTTTAGGAGAGCGATTCTCATTCTTAAAAAGACGTTAA
- a CDS encoding DUF6884 domain-containing protein: MTVKVGLLATARKKSNKSAPVTEFYQSPLFQKTLEYASHHYDRMYFYNAKDGLLLPDDIMDPYDVSIKTFTHHQREEWAQKVIEQFSQYETSTDIVVCLHGGSVYRKHLEPQLNHFNYKYEVPLKGLGIGEQLSWYQKNSV, from the coding sequence ATGACTGTGAAAGTTGGACTTTTAGCAACGGCTCGTAAGAAAAGTAATAAATCAGCGCCTGTTACAGAATTTTACCAGAGTCCTTTATTTCAAAAAACGCTTGAGTATGCATCACACCACTATGATCGCATGTATTTTTATAATGCCAAAGACGGCCTCTTATTACCAGACGACATTATGGATCCATATGATGTATCCATCAAAACATTTACACATCATCAACGTGAGGAATGGGCTCAAAAAGTAATTGAGCAATTCTCTCAGTATGAAACGTCTACAGATATTGTTGTGTGTTTGCATGGAGGATCTGTCTATCGCAAACACCTTGAACCGCAGCTAAATCATTTCAATTACAAATATGAGGTTCCTCTCAAAGGTCTTGGAATTGGAGAACAATTAAGCTGGTATCAGAAAAACTCAGTATAA
- a CDS encoding pseudouridine synthase: MRLDKLLANMGYGTRKEVKKLLKTGVVRVDEEIIKDPKQHVNTEQNQVTVHEEIVEYREFIYLMMNKPAGVISATEDEDHETVIDILIPDDQVFEPFPVGRLDKDTEGLLIITNDGKLAHHLTSPKHHVPKTYFAKINGVVTEEDVHAFEKGVTLDDGYETKPGELTILSSDEVSEIELTIHEGKFHQVKRMFEAVGKQVVYLQRIQMGDIHLDRDLEPGEYRELTAEEVDILHK, translated from the coding sequence ATGCGTTTAGATAAACTATTGGCAAATATGGGCTATGGAACTAGAAAGGAAGTAAAAAAACTTCTTAAGACAGGCGTTGTCCGCGTTGATGAAGAGATCATTAAAGATCCAAAGCAACACGTTAACACTGAACAGAACCAAGTAACGGTGCATGAAGAAATAGTTGAATATCGAGAATTTATTTATTTGATGATGAATAAGCCAGCAGGTGTGATTTCAGCAACGGAAGATGAAGACCATGAGACCGTCATTGACATTCTCATTCCTGATGATCAAGTTTTTGAACCATTTCCTGTCGGTCGTCTTGATAAAGATACAGAAGGATTGCTTATCATTACGAATGATGGAAAGCTCGCACATCATTTAACGTCACCAAAACATCATGTTCCTAAAACATACTTCGCTAAAATTAATGGTGTTGTTACAGAAGAAGATGTTCATGCTTTTGAAAAAGGTGTCACTCTTGATGATGGTTACGAAACAAAACCAGGTGAATTGACCATTCTATCATCGGATGAGGTCTCGGAGATTGAATTAACGATACATGAAGGGAAGTTTCATCAAGTAAAGCGGATGTTTGAAGCAGTCGGAAAGCAAGTCGTTTATTTGCAGCGGATTCAAATGGGGGATATTCACCTTGATCGCGATTTAGAACCGGGGGAGTACCGCGAATTAACAGCTGAAGAAGTAGACATTCTGCATAAGTAA
- a CDS encoding PRC-barrel domain-containing protein produces MIKVGKEVLNQKLKNDSIAEFVVKQVYFDRSLSKATFVEVQKKEATNKQNAIPDHHSDEMLHSIQASGGQFTPDNYPVTDDDRKEKEADETMIISYNQINWEGDDYLLHNQQEEVQSSVLIDQCSYKSLDKCQVLTEDGEELGKVKDIVIHKDGQIEGFYLSEGFLSDFLSSDHPFLSADQSVSYRHDKIMVPANYHHSLLKK; encoded by the coding sequence ATGATTAAGGTTGGAAAAGAAGTGCTGAATCAAAAGCTTAAGAATGATTCAATAGCTGAATTTGTTGTAAAGCAGGTTTATTTCGATCGATCACTTTCTAAAGCAACGTTTGTTGAGGTTCAGAAAAAAGAAGCAACGAATAAGCAGAATGCAATACCAGATCATCATTCAGATGAAATGCTTCATTCTATTCAAGCCTCTGGGGGACAGTTTACTCCTGATAACTATCCTGTTACAGACGATGACCGAAAAGAAAAGGAAGCCGATGAAACGATGATTATTTCATATAATCAGATCAATTGGGAAGGTGATGATTACCTTCTTCATAATCAACAAGAAGAAGTGCAATCCTCCGTTCTAATTGATCAATGTTCATATAAATCGTTGGATAAATGTCAGGTTCTAACGGAGGATGGTGAAGAGTTAGGGAAGGTGAAAGATATCGTGATTCATAAGGATGGACAGATTGAAGGATTTTATCTTTCAGAGGGTTTCTTATCTGATTTTCTTTCAAGTGATCACCCTTTTCTAAGTGCGGATCAATCTGTAAGTTATCGTCATGATAAAATCATGGTTCCAGCGAATTATCATCACTCATTATTGAAAAAATAA
- a CDS encoding DeoR family transcriptional regulator has product MLGSGSLSITSTDRMMTRIKSIYLFISKHGTVSTNELVEEFGITQRTVQRDLNVLAYNELVKSPNRGFWTTTSKRVKVG; this is encoded by the coding sequence ATGTTAGGGAGTGGTTCTTTGAGTATTACTTCAACTGATCGTATGATGACCCGTATCAAGTCTATCTATTTATTTATTAGCAAGCATGGTACTGTCAGCACTAATGAGTTAGTTGAAGAGTTTGGGATTACCCAGCGCACTGTTCAAAGAGATTTGAACGTGCTGGCCTACAATGAACTAGTCAAAAGCCCAAACCGAGGATTCTGGACAACCACAAGCAAGAGAGTAAAAGTTGGCTAA
- a CDS encoding potassium channel family protein yields the protein MLFRIFIKNAIKLNNRFMIIVAIALVIVSAFVMRLLEPETFPSLFDSFWWVMTTVTTVGYGDYFPVTVGGRIYAMFLYIAGIGLIGVVIGKFVDGFAEIKKRKEEGKMPYQGDNHIVIIGWSQKAAYAVSEIRDSDKCEIVIIDKLPKTPLTEDNIHYIQGDAAEEATLKKADIMKAKAVLVFSDDAIHDSLLADGKSLIIASSIERMSTDIHTTVEVMKEEHIKNFTHVQVDEFVLSHEAVSRMAVRSAFTKGISGVYSQLLSRGHGDNLYEIAVHPDWNTYREAFQDLLQQGATLVADGNRMDINRRLDEPISRDAKLFVICDKSVYEKISRRV from the coding sequence GTGTTATTTCGAATATTTATTAAAAATGCGATTAAATTAAACAACCGGTTTATGATCATTGTCGCTATAGCATTAGTGATCGTAAGTGCTTTTGTTATGCGTTTACTCGAACCTGAGACATTCCCTTCACTCTTTGATTCATTTTGGTGGGTTATGACGACCGTTACGACAGTAGGATATGGAGACTACTTCCCTGTCACAGTTGGAGGAAGAATCTATGCAATGTTTCTCTATATCGCAGGAATTGGATTAATTGGTGTGGTTATCGGGAAGTTTGTGGACGGATTTGCAGAAATTAAAAAGCGAAAGGAGGAAGGGAAAATGCCGTATCAGGGAGATAATCATATTGTTATAATAGGGTGGTCACAAAAGGCGGCATATGCCGTATCAGAGATTAGGGATTCTGATAAATGTGAGATTGTCATCATTGATAAACTACCAAAAACCCCGCTAACAGAAGATAACATTCATTATATACAGGGGGATGCTGCTGAAGAAGCCACTCTCAAAAAAGCGGATATAATGAAAGCGAAGGCAGTTCTGGTGTTTTCGGATGATGCTATCCACGATTCTCTTCTTGCTGATGGGAAATCGTTGATTATTGCTAGTTCGATCGAACGCATGTCAACTGATATTCACACAACGGTTGAAGTGATGAAAGAAGAGCACATAAAGAATTTCACTCATGTCCAGGTAGATGAATTTGTACTTTCGCATGAAGCTGTATCTCGCATGGCGGTTAGATCAGCATTTACGAAAGGAATTTCAGGCGTCTATTCTCAGCTATTAAGTCGAGGACATGGTGATAATTTATATGAAATAGCTGTTCATCCAGATTGGAATACATATAGGGAAGCCTTTCAGGACTTATTACAGCAGGGTGCCACATTGGTTGCAGATGGTAACCGCATGGATATAAATCGCCGTCTTGATGAACCAATTTCACGTGACGCAAAATTATTTGTTATTTGTGATAAAAGCGTATATGAAAAAATAAGTAGGCGGGTGTAA
- the pepV gene encoding dipeptidase PepV, protein MESINWKKEVINRKEDMLADLKGLLKIESVLEEELGNEEAPFGPGVKEALDYMLALGERDGYQTKDVKHVAGHLEFGEGEDIVGVLCHVDVVPAGNGWTTPAFDPDLRDGKLFARGAIDDKGPTIAAYWAMNIVKELLPSVSKRVRMIIGTDEESSWRCVDTYFKNEEMPGMGFAPDAVFPIIHAEKGIADFEWVFPVKDTQKEGMILQSFHSGQRLNMVPDFASAKCKGDEAELLDAKKAFELFLEKKGLEGRVTLDQELSLEVHGVSVHGSAPHEGVNAAFKLAEFLDEQALDQNGANYIGFITMWLLNDFTGERFGVAYEDKVTGSLTMNSGTFAYKANHEGRIGINLRYPVTCSFDDVKRTFNKVTEPLEVQMNVVDHMTPHHVPEDHELIQKLQKVYEKQTGEQARLLSIGGGTYARSLKAGVAFGALFEGKPQLAHQKDEYVDVEDLLKATAIYAEAIYELAK, encoded by the coding sequence ATGGAGAGTATAAATTGGAAAAAAGAAGTGATCAATCGAAAAGAAGATATGTTAGCTGATTTAAAAGGACTTTTGAAAATCGAAAGTGTGCTAGAAGAAGAGCTGGGAAATGAAGAAGCACCGTTTGGTCCCGGCGTAAAAGAAGCTCTTGATTACATGCTTGCTTTAGGTGAGCGAGATGGCTACCAAACGAAGGATGTTAAACATGTGGCAGGACATTTAGAATTTGGTGAAGGAGAAGACATTGTAGGTGTGCTGTGTCATGTGGACGTTGTTCCAGCGGGAAATGGTTGGACGACTCCAGCATTTGATCCTGATCTACGCGATGGGAAGTTGTTTGCTAGAGGAGCTATTGATGATAAAGGACCAACTATTGCTGCTTATTGGGCGATGAATATAGTGAAAGAGCTTTTGCCTTCAGTCTCAAAGCGAGTGAGAATGATTATCGGGACAGATGAAGAAAGCTCATGGCGCTGTGTAGACACATATTTTAAAAACGAAGAAATGCCAGGCATGGGTTTTGCACCTGATGCAGTTTTTCCCATAATACATGCGGAGAAGGGGATTGCTGATTTCGAATGGGTTTTTCCTGTAAAAGACACTCAGAAAGAAGGAATGATTCTTCAATCATTTCATTCCGGTCAGCGTTTGAACATGGTTCCCGATTTTGCTAGTGCTAAATGTAAGGGGGATGAAGCTGAGTTACTTGACGCAAAGAAAGCATTCGAGCTATTTTTAGAAAAGAAAGGTTTAGAAGGTCGTGTAACACTAGACCAGGAACTATCACTTGAAGTGCACGGTGTATCTGTCCACGGATCTGCTCCCCATGAAGGAGTAAATGCAGCCTTCAAATTAGCTGAATTTCTAGATGAACAAGCTCTCGATCAAAACGGTGCCAACTATATTGGATTTATTACTATGTGGCTCCTGAATGATTTTACTGGGGAGCGGTTTGGTGTAGCTTATGAAGATAAGGTAACAGGTTCTCTAACGATGAACTCAGGTACATTTGCATATAAAGCTAATCATGAAGGGCGAATAGGAATTAATCTACGATACCCTGTTACATGCTCGTTCGATGATGTTAAGAGAACGTTCAATAAAGTAACTGAACCACTGGAAGTGCAAATGAATGTAGTTGATCATATGACACCTCATCACGTACCTGAGGATCATGAATTGATTCAAAAGCTTCAAAAGGTGTATGAAAAGCAGACTGGTGAGCAAGCGAGACTTTTATCGATTGGTGGAGGGACTTATGCTCGTTCACTAAAAGCGGGGGTTGCGTTCGGTGCTTTATTTGAAGGGAAGCCACAACTCGCTCATCAAAAAGATGAGTATGTTGATGTAGAAGATTTATTAAAAGCAACAGCCATTTATGCTGAAGCTATTTATGAACTTGCAAAATAA
- the cysK gene encoding cysteine synthase A — MIYENMADLIGDTPLLKLNRVPNPDGAKIYAKLEYFNPSRSVKDRAAFNMIEKAEQDGLLKEGSTIIEPTSGNTGIGLAMNAAAKGYPAIIVMPDNATQERIKLLKAYGSKVVLTPSSEKMPGAIKKAKEIAETIENSFIPMQFENAANPDAHRTSTALEIIEGMKQLGVTPAAFISTAGTGGTVTGTGEVLKEYYPDLTVHVVEPEGSPVLSGGKPGKHKLVGTSPGFIPDILNTSVYDEVIKISDEQAYEVTRKLAREEGLLVGPSSGAAVYAAMQVAERLSPDQVVVTMTCDSGERYLSSDLFSSK, encoded by the coding sequence ATGATCTATGAAAATATGGCTGATCTTATTGGTGATACACCATTACTTAAATTAAACCGTGTTCCAAATCCCGACGGAGCAAAAATTTACGCCAAACTAGAGTATTTCAACCCCAGTCGAAGCGTAAAAGACCGCGCAGCGTTCAATATGATTGAAAAAGCTGAGCAAGATGGGTTACTCAAAGAAGGTTCAACAATCATCGAGCCTACTTCTGGAAATACAGGTATTGGCCTTGCCATGAATGCAGCGGCTAAAGGGTATCCTGCTATTATTGTTATGCCCGATAATGCTACGCAAGAGCGGATCAAGCTTCTTAAAGCTTACGGATCAAAAGTCGTATTAACTCCATCATCTGAGAAAATGCCTGGTGCAATTAAAAAGGCTAAAGAAATTGCTGAAACAATTGAAAATAGCTTTATCCCAATGCAATTCGAGAATGCAGCTAATCCGGATGCTCATAGGACATCGACGGCTCTTGAGATTATTGAAGGAATGAAGCAGCTCGGCGTTACACCGGCAGCCTTTATCTCAACAGCTGGTACTGGCGGAACCGTAACAGGAACAGGAGAAGTACTGAAAGAATACTACCCTGACTTAACCGTTCATGTTGTGGAACCTGAAGGCTCACCAGTGTTGTCTGGTGGAAAACCTGGAAAACACAAACTTGTTGGAACAAGCCCAGGCTTTATTCCAGATATTCTTAATACGTCTGTTTATGATGAAGTTATTAAAATTTCAGATGAACAGGCATACGAAGTAACCAGGAAACTCGCTCGAGAAGAAGGACTTCTTGTGGGACCCTCATCAGGTGCAGCCGTATATGCTGCTATGCAAGTTGCTGAACGTTTATCACCTGACCAAGTTGTTGTCACAATGACCTGCGATTCCGGTGAACGATACCTTTCAAGTGATTTATTCAGCTCTAAATAA
- the thpR gene encoding RNA 2',3'-cyclic phosphodiesterase — protein sequence MSKLNTHYFIALPIQPQLRRTLQEIQESSPLELFKHVVYPEDFHITVAFLGGAEEEQLSVLHQELERVVRNIKPFKVMLEGLDHFGHDRRPRVLYASVHRTEPLERIHQEILRVSELAGFSVSEGEYSPHVTLAKKWRDSSKEIHPDWPSLLCESQEVSSIHLYRVEPNDKPRYKCVASYEFTN from the coding sequence GTGAGTAAGTTGAATACACATTATTTTATAGCACTCCCCATACAACCACAACTTAGAAGAACGCTTCAAGAAATTCAAGAAAGCTCTCCTTTAGAATTGTTTAAACATGTGGTGTATCCTGAAGATTTTCATATTACAGTAGCTTTTTTAGGTGGAGCAGAAGAAGAACAGTTATCTGTACTTCATCAAGAGTTGGAGAGGGTGGTTAGGAATATTAAACCCTTTAAGGTTATGCTTGAAGGGTTAGATCATTTCGGTCATGATAGACGCCCAAGAGTACTTTACGCTTCCGTCCATCGAACAGAACCATTGGAAAGAATTCATCAAGAAATACTCCGGGTGAGTGAATTGGCAGGTTTTTCTGTTAGTGAAGGGGAATATTCTCCTCACGTTACACTTGCAAAAAAATGGCGCGACTCTAGTAAAGAAATACATCCTGATTGGCCGTCACTATTATGTGAAAGTCAGGAAGTCTCAAGCATTCATCTATATCGAGTTGAACCTAATGACAAACCGAGATACAAATGTGTGGCCTCTTATGAATTCACTAATTAA
- a CDS encoding CidA/LrgA family protein — MNSLINKFLMITLQIGLLFGFYIVGGYLQKVLSLPIPGSVVGMLLLLLGLYLKWIPVSWISQGAATLLNHLPLLFIPVTVGIVQHLDFFSGKSLWLVPIVLISTWIVMGTTGLLGQFLANRKE, encoded by the coding sequence ATGAATTCACTAATTAATAAGTTCCTTATGATCACCTTGCAGATTGGCCTTCTGTTCGGGTTTTACATTGTAGGAGGTTATCTCCAAAAGGTCTTATCACTTCCTATTCCAGGAAGCGTTGTTGGAATGCTCCTTCTCTTGTTGGGACTTTATTTAAAGTGGATTCCCGTGAGTTGGATTTCTCAAGGAGCAGCTACATTATTGAATCATTTACCGTTGCTTTTTATACCAGTTACTGTCGGTATTGTGCAACATCTCGACTTCTTTAGTGGAAAAAGTCTCTGGTTAGTTCCAATCGTTCTGATAAGCACATGGATTGTAATGGGAACGACAGGATTGCTTGGCCAGTTTCTTGCTAATCGAAAGGAGTAG
- a CDS encoding LrgB family protein: MMIMQMILWFTITLLLYVVFRRLYQIFPYPFMIPVLTCTVILVIILTSLDVSYDTYFSGGKWIDALLGPAIVALAFPLYQQRELLSKYKLEILVTVLIASIVGILSGYWLAVISGYNEMIVSTIISKNVTTPVAMEVASMTGGEPAFAVIFVMIAGIGGAVTGPWLFQLLGISNFLGVGMAFGGASHAIGTSKALEYGEREAAISSIGLSLCALSVSILGPILLSWFS, encoded by the coding sequence ATGATGATCATGCAAATGATTCTATGGTTTACGATTACTTTATTGTTATATGTTGTTTTCCGGCGTCTTTATCAGATATTTCCTTATCCATTTATGATACCAGTGCTAACGTGCACTGTTATTCTCGTTATCATCTTAACGTCCTTGGATGTGTCATATGACACATATTTCAGCGGGGGGAAATGGATTGATGCTTTATTAGGACCTGCCATTGTGGCACTTGCCTTTCCGCTATATCAACAAAGGGAATTATTAAGTAAATACAAATTAGAAATACTTGTAACGGTACTAATAGCAAGTATAGTAGGCATTTTGTCAGGATATTGGCTTGCGGTCATAAGTGGGTATAATGAAATGATTGTCTCCACAATTATTTCAAAAAACGTGACAACCCCTGTTGCGATGGAAGTAGCCAGTATGACTGGTGGAGAGCCAGCTTTTGCGGTTATTTTCGTCATGATCGCTGGGATTGGCGGTGCTGTCACAGGGCCATGGTTATTTCAGCTACTTGGTATATCCAATTTTCTTGGAGTGGGAATGGCTTTTGGTGGGGCATCACACGCCATTGGCACTTCAAAAGCCCTTGAATATGGAGAGAGAGAAGCTGCTATTAGTTCTATTGGGTTAAGTTTATGTGCCCTAAGTGTCTCGATACTTGGACCGATATTATTAAGTTGGTTTTCATGA